The Leishmania mexicana MHOM/GT/2001/U1103 complete genome, chromosome 32 genomic interval ATCCCGCTGACGGCGCTCGGCCGGGAGCAGGCGTACGACTGCGGCAAGCGACTCCGTAACATCATCCAGGGGGAGAAGCTGTACATCTACTACTCTCCGTACGCTCGCACTAGGCAGACCCTGATCGAGATCCGCCGAAGCTTCGACGAGTCGCAGATCCAAGGCGAACGCGAGGatgagcggctgcgcgagcaAGAGATGGGCAACTACCAGCCTTTGCAGGATATGGACGCGACATGGGATGCGCGCCACGCCTTTGGGCGATTGTACTACCGCTTTCCGTTTggggagagcggcgccgaTGTCGGCGATCGCGTCTCTGGCTTCTTCGACTCGCTCCTGCGCGAGAGCATCGGGTTGACGGTGCCAAACATGAACGAATGCGTCGCGCAAGCCGCACGAGAGGGGCTTGACGGCCGAGACCTCGCCCCTTGGAGTACTGGCATCGATAGCGTTCCAGGCAGCCCTTGCGGTTGCTCCACGTCGCCATCACAAGAAGGCCCTGTAGCGCCATGGACGGGGAGCAagtctgcgccgccgtcatgGACGCCGTCGTCCCACCAGGCCACGACGTCTTCCGCCGCCCTGCGGAGGACGATCCGGTGTACATGTCCGCACCAACCGATGCCCCTATCGGACTTTGGCGAGGCCGAAGCCCGTGGTGTCCTACCGCTGAACGACCATGGCGCCAGCGTCGGCGAAGAGCAAAATGTTCTGATCATCGCTCACGGGCTTCTTATCCGTCTTTTCATTGGCCGCTGGTTCCGTGTGCCGATGGAGGTCTTCGAGACGATGTGTAACCCGCCCAACTGCGCCATCATTGTGCTGGAGCGCGACGACCGActcggccgcctcgtcaTGACGGACATCAGCAAGAACCTGTTTGGTAGTgacccgctgctgcagatgatGCGCTTTGACGGCCACGAGGACACTCACTGGTACCGTGAAAAGTTTCTCGGCATTGTGGACCCCACaaaggcagcggaggaggcagTGATCGAGGACGATGATGAGAACCATTATTCCATGTCAAACGCGcacaacagcggcgtcggtgccccggccccaccaccgcgacaACGCAGGCCCTCCACCTCGACGGCAAAACGGTCTTCTCCATCAACAAGCGCTCCTGCATCAGATACTagtgccagcagcgccgagagCGCAGACGCTTCAGCCTCTACAGCAGGACACGCCGCGCTAGCTGCTCAAGACCGCGCTGTCCAGCCCAAGTGTCCTCATCTTTGCATGGACTGTACACCAAATCGAGACTACATGAAGTTCTGTCGAGACGCCGCTGATGCCCCAAAGATGGGTTCGGTGGATTAGTCGCTGCTACGTCACTTGCTgcatctttttttctcttcgcGCTTCGTTTTCACCGTCGATTGAcgccgttttttttgtttttgtttaCCCGCGAGTGCTgcgaaggggaggaggtcgTTGCATGCCTCACACGTGCGCACTcataaaaaaaaagagcggctgacccccttccccctctcagCTTCGTCGCGCCTCggctttttttcttttgccgTGCCGCGCTGTGTTCGCGTCGGCGTACACGTGTTTCTGCCGCATGTCGATACGATGACTCTTCCTCTGATGCCTTTGTGTCATTTAGCTTGCTGCTGTGCCAAGCTTGGGTATGCAGGAAAacttcgccgccaccgctttTCAAACGACGccggaagaagaggagagttctagcggcagcaacaggaGGAAAACATGGGAGAGGAAGCTAAGCGTCGCTGCTCTGCTGGCTTGCTAGGGCAAGAAGGCTCCCTCAGCTTGGAGGCACCCATACGGCAAGGACACGCATACACCCACCTCCACTTGCCCTCCGGTGTAGTGTGTTTCTGCCCTATCCAACATACAGGTGTAGGGTAGCCGAAAcggctccctctccgctgccACCCCAGGCaagcctccctcctctccgccaACCCTCTTCACTTGcgagggtggagaggggcCCATCCACAGGCTTATCCTCTGCAAGGGtgtcgtctccctctctctgcctcttcccTTCATGCGCGCCCGCTCTTCTTCATCTGGCTCTCTTTCTGTCTTTCTCGTGCCCTCTGCCCATTTGCCATGACATCAGTCTTTCCtctacctcctcctcgtgcgctgcacgcacatacgcgTACACACGTATagtctctcgctctctgcttGAGGGGGCCTCGTCCTGTGCGCCTCTGGCTCTCTCCATCCTCCCTTGTGCCCCTTCTTTCGGCATcccccgtcgtcgtcgtcgtctctctctattACGCGGACTCCACCGCTTTCGTGCTTTagtacgcgtgcgtgcgtgcgtgtgtgtgtgtttaggAGCAGCGGTCGATTGCCCTTCacctctccgccctccccccttccttccTCCGCGGAGACATTCCTCGGGCCTATTTTCGCTGCCTCtctcatctttttttttgttatCACTttattcttttttttttccccgttGTTGACTGTGGCTGTGGTGACCGTGCGTTCTGCCTTCtttgcgtttttttttcgttgccCCTCTGTCCGTCTGCCTGAacatttttttcttgtttgtgtgtgtgtgtgtgtggcgtaATTCAACGTATCCGCGCTCCGCTGTGCGCATCGACGCGTGCGCGTCCACTCACGCAAAGAGATCGCGCGAGGTGCGTGTTGCCCCAGCCAGAGTCGACGGCTTCGCATTTTCTGTGCTAGttatatatagatatagatatCTTTCACCCTCTTGCGTGCAATCTGCTTCGTTGCTGTGCGTCCGGTTGTTTTGCCAGTCTCGTCTCT includes:
- a CDS encoding putative glycerolphosphate mutase, producing the protein MWWTAARRRLYCPNQIFSKDNRRIKNSWLPRRLLLVRHGESEANVNREVYSNTPDWKIPLTALGREQAYDCGKRLRNIIQGEKLYIYYSPYARTRQTLIEIRRSFDESQIQGEREDERLREQEMGNYQPLQDMDATWDARHAFGRLYYRFPFGESGADVGDRVSGFFDSLLRESIGLTVPNMNECVAQAAREGLDGRDLAPWSTGIDSVPGSPCGCSTSPSQEGPVAPWTGSKSAPPSWTPSSHQATTSSAALRRTIRCTCPHQPMPLSDFGEAEARGVLPLNDHGASVGEEQNVLIIAHGLLIRLFIGRWFRVPMEVFETMCNPPNCAIIVLERDDRLGRLVMTDISKNLFGSDPLLQMMRFDGHEDTHWYREKFLGIVDPTKAAEEAVIEDDDENHYSMSNAHNSGVGAPAPPPRQRRPSTSTAKRSSPSTSAPASDTSASSAESADASASTAGHAALAAQDRAVQPKCPHLCMDCTPNRDYMKFCRDAADAPKMGSVD